In Maridesulfovibrio ferrireducens, one DNA window encodes the following:
- a CDS encoding helix-turn-helix transcriptional regulator has translation MPTKKSNDSSGADLKILHQTLPPIIARKDVQLYLGGLISSGYLANLDSQGRGPKSIKSGRRVAYLRGDLITWLESWLQG, from the coding sequence ATGCCAACTAAAAAATCCAATGACTCTTCCGGTGCCGATCTCAAAATTCTGCACCAAACCCTTCCCCCTATAATTGCCCGCAAGGATGTTCAGCTTTACCTTGGTGGCCTTATTTCCAGCGGATACCTTGCTAATCTGGATTCGCAAGGACGTGGTCCGAAAAGTATAAAAAGCGGAAGAAGAGTCGCATACCTTCGGGGAGATCTGATCACATGGTTAGAGAGCTGGTTGCAGGGGTAA